The Helianthus annuus cultivar XRQ/B chromosome 11, HanXRQr2.0-SUNRISE, whole genome shotgun sequence region CATTACGGTGACATGTAATCCTAAGTGGCCAGAGATTATCCGATACCTTCGAAATACTTCTATTAAGCAAGAGGACAGACCAGATATTATGTGTCGTTTGTTTAAGATGAAACTGGATTCAATTATAAAGGATTTGAAGGACAAGAAAGTGCTTGGAGCACTAAGTGCAGGTATAAATACAatgtaaatattattattattattattattattatattattattattatttttagtatgaaATTCTTACAGTTACTctaatattattaatttttttttgtagcgGTTTATACTGTTGAATTTCAAAAACGTGGGTTGCCACATGCTCACATTTGTATTTTTTTGAAACCTGAATCCAAGCTTCTCTCCGTTGATCACGTAGACAAATTCATATCTGCTGAGATACCAGATAAGATTCAAGATCCCGCTCTTTATGCTCTTGTATCCGAGTTTATGATTCATGGTCCATGTGGAAATGCAAATCCCAATTGTCCTTGTATGGTTGATAATAGATGTTCaaaaaaatttccaaaaaaattCATTAATGAAACAATTACCGATGCTGAAGGTTTCCCTGTATACAGAAGAAGAGATAATGGAAACACCATTATCAAGTCCAAAGTTCAATTGGACAACAGAAGTGTCGTTCCATATAATCCGCTTCTTTTGAAAAGATACCAAGCTCACATTAATGTAGAATGGTGCAATCAAGCGGGTTCtatcaaatatttgtttaaatacaTTAATAAAGGTCCAGACAAAGCATCGCTTGTGGTGTCAAATGGAGACGGTACAGATAACGAACAAACAGCAAAGGATGAGATCAAAGCTTATTATGATTGTAGGTACGTTTCCGCTTGTGAAGCTTCTTGGAGAATATTTGCAAATGAAGTTCACTATAGGTTTCCTCCAGTTATGAGGCTTCCTTTTCATATGGAAGGTCAACAAAATGTTGTTTTTGGTGCCGAAGACGATATTGAAGAAGTGTTGGACAAGCCATCAGTCTCTTCATCAATTTTTTTAAAGTGGATGGAGATGAACATAAATAATGAGGAAGCACGGAAGCTTACGTATGTTGAGTTTCCTACAAAATTCTGTTGGAAACTAAAAGATAGAAATTGGGCAGAacgtaaaaaaaaattattacagATTGGACGCATTCATTCTGTTTCCCCTGCTTTGGGTGAACCATATTTTCTTAGAATTCTTTTAAACAAAGTCAAAGGACCAAGATCCTTTGAAGAAATTAGAACTGTTGATGGCCAGTTGTTTCCAACCTTCAGGGATGCATGTTATGCAATGGGTTTGTTAGACGATGACATGGAATACATCGAAGCTATTAAAGAAGCGAGTTTTACGGGAGATGGTCGTTATATTCGTGCATTGTTTGTCACTTTGCTGTTGTCAAACACATTATCAAGACCTGAATTTGTTTTCGAACAAACATGGAAATACTTGGGggatgacattttatacaaaacgAGAAAAGAAACAAAGAACAAAGGTTTGTTTTTGATTTATTAAGCATAATACTATTCATACTTAGTTTTTCCCACATTTTTTAGATGGCTTTACTTTTTGCTATACAGATCTTGTAATGTCAGATGACAGATTGAAGAACAAGACATTGGTGGAGATTGAGAAGTACCTCATTCGAAATGGGTCCTCTTTGACACGATGGCCAACAATTCCTTATCCTGATTACGATTCGTTTGCTGTTGGAAACAATCGTCTGGTTGACGAAGAACTGTCTTTTAGTGTTCCTCAGGTACAGAGCGAGTTAGATAGTCTAAAATCTTCATTGACTGACGAACAACTATATGTTTATAATCAGATAATGAGAGCCGTTGAAGGCGACAAAGGAGGTGTATTTTTTGTTTACGGATATGGAGGAACGGGGAAGACGTTTTTGTGGAAGACGTTAGCCTTAACCGTTAGGTCGAGAGAGCATATTGTTTTAAATGTGGCTTCAAGTGGTATTGCTTCACTTCTAATGTCAAGAGGTAGAACGGCTCATTCTAGATTTCACATCCCCATTAATTTAGATGAGAGTTCTATGTGTCACATAAGGCCCGATGGTGATGTAGCTTATCTGCTTAAACAAACTAGGTTGATTATATGGGACGAAGCACCCATGGTACATAGACATGCGTTTGAAGCTTTAGATAGAACATTAAAAGATATTTTTATCGATAAAAGCAATTGTCAGTCGGATGTTTTGTTTGGAGGTAAGGTTATCGTTTTTGGTGGTGATTTTAGACAAATTCTTCCTGTTATTCCAAACGGAAGTAGGCAAGAAATTTTTAACGCTTCGTTGAGTTCATCCTATATATGGCCCCATTGCAAGTTACTTACTTTGACCAAAAACATGAGATTGACTGTTGGTGTTTTACCATCTACAGTCGAGTCGACAAAGAGATTTGCCCAATGGCTTCTTGATATTGGCGAGGGTAAAGTTGGAGGGGACAATGATGGTGTAGCAACTGTAGAAATACCATCTGATTTGTTAATCACAGATTCTTTGGATCCCATCGAAAGTTTAATTCAATTTGTATATCCATCTGTTCTTGAAAGATATAAGGATCGAGATTATTTTTCTGAAAGGGCGATTCTGACACCAAAAAACGAGGTGGTACATGAAATAAATGATCGACTACTAGAATTGTTTCCTGGTGAACCAACAAAGTACCTGAGTTCTGATAGTATATGTGCGACGGAGAAAGGTATCGATTCATTCCAACAAGAGTTGTATTCACCTGATGTCCTTAATGGTTTAAAGATATCTGGTTTACCTAATCAtcgtttggttttaaaacttggAGTTCCAATTATGCTTCTTAGGAACATTGATCAGCAAAATGGTTTGTGTAATGGTACAAGGTTACAGGTTACATTTCTTGGAAAGAGGGTTATAGAAGCTGAAATTATATCAGGTGCTAATGTCGGAACCAGAACATTCATACCAAGAATTAGCATGATTCCCTCCGACAAAAAAATTCCTTTTGCTTTTCAAAGACGACAGTTTCCTGTTGCTGTGTGCTTTGCTATGACGATCAACAAGAGTCAAGGCCAATCTTTATCTAAGGTTGGATTGTTTTTAAAAGAGCCCGTTTTTACACATGGCCAGCTATATGTAGCATTATCAAGAGTTAAATCAAGGGAAGGTGTGAAGATGTTAATTCTTGATAAGGATGGCAAACCTACCAACACAACAACTAATGTGGTTTACAAAGAAGTGTTCACACACTTATGATATGTGTCTGAATTGAATTTTCATTCTAATAGCTGTAATAAAAATTACTTGAATTGTTGAGATTACGAGAATGGTTGTTATTAGTTGTTTTTTATCATATCACCTTACATATGTTGGTGTTTATTAACAGTAAGTAACCTCAGTGACTTATAATTTTATT contains the following coding sequences:
- the LOC110888875 gene encoding uncharacterized protein LOC110888875; amino-acid sequence: MVYGFAARVHNKDRKSLKLPALYGDWIKTFNYPDKNAVIRTVDGMIFKVKIIKIAGDYFLYNGWLDMVTSLKLPSSAWVVFQYEEALSSFRLIYFYQDINLAPSEYFYYQPGNPWDRDNCMYVSRLFVDHKMLSTCPYYPVVKEMSITDHHLVVFEMLDLHTFEMSVFCCKPTLLTLPPELCVVKEESTNEVIDISDDDLPNPIPVVGVEESTDDEVPVVFRVDNHYRLKKKWAQLHGLDRKRDLIIKDSAGLTWDVSIGVEHSEGYPRYNVTGMKNFVRDKQLVKGSEFHMVYVKSKGTNDSVSITYNSNGLLAKERRKMRKLYLDSKRSNSKKQSTGPFSRGCSKVNNRSQVIDKENYNPNISSSSNNFHTVRNLKYVTTSASSSTITTSGLPLNNEFTTSTSTRFSIVSNIVTQSSNSIGQSSSTLTKLNSGKQKLLPKKRRIDPIPMLDLTCDDENVVFAPIQDPCKGVSTDYLDHGNQSLKCEMCDSLLWTDEGGKGRITLGKLTYSLCCGYGKVELPDLKEPSSIYKDLFANSNENSKYFLKNIRRYNSMFAFTSMGGKVDSSINSGRAPYVFRISGQNFHSLGGLVPALGKQPKFSQLYIYDTENEFSNRNKLFSDSTNKSDLHLKQIDLHLIKFLKDFLDNNNQLVKSYRIARNHFNDNPNENFKLRIIYKRDLDGRTYNLPSSSEVAALIVGGIQQIVDHRDIVVESHTEGLQRISELHPSYLALQYPILFPNGDDGYRIDIPHRDGISTLKKISPKCTMREFFAYRIQDRSTSFSLILNARRLFQQFLVDAYTMIESERLNYIRFQQKHLRSESYTNLQKFKNEGKEDLSNTGVRLVLPSSFTGGSRYMQQNYLDAMAICKWFGYPDFFITVTCNPKWPEIIRYLRNTSIKQEDRPDIMCRLFKMKLDSIIKDLKDKKVLGALSAAVYTVEFQKRGLPHAHICIFLKPESKLLSVDHVDKFISAEIPDKIQDPALYALVSEFMIHGPCGNANPNCPCMVDNRCSKKFPKKFINETITDAEGFPVYRRRDNGNTIIKSKVQLDNRSVVPYNPLLLKRYQAHINVEWCNQAGSIKYLFKYINKGPDKASLVVSNGDGTDNEQTAKDEIKAYYDCRYVSACEASWRIFANEVHYRFPPVMRLPFHMEGQQNVVFGAEDDIEEVLDKPSVSSSIFLKWMEMNINNEEARKLTYVEFPTKFCWKLKDRNWAERKKKLLQIGRIHSVSPALGEPYFLRILLNKVKGPRSFEEIRTVDGQLFPTFRDACYAMGLLDDDMEYIEAIKEASFTGDGRYIRALFVTLLLSNTLSRPEFVFEQTWKYLGDDILYKTRKETKNKDLVMSDDRLKNKTLVEIEKYLIRNGSSLTRWPTIPYPDYDSFAVGNNRLVDEELSFSVPQVQSELDSLKSSLTDEQLYVYNQIMRAVEGDKGGVFFVYGYGGTGKTFLWKTLALTVRSREHIVLNVASSGIASLLMSRGRTAHSRFHIPINLDESSMCHIRPDGDVAYLLKQTRLIIWDEAPMVHRHAFEALDRTLKDIFIDKSNCQSDVLFGGKVIVFGGDFRQILPVIPNGSRQEIFNASLSSSYIWPHCKLLTLTKNMRLTVGVLPSTVESTKRFAQWLLDIGEGKVGGDNDGVATVEIPSDLLITDSLDPIESLIQFVYPSVLERYKDRDYFSERAILTPKNEVVHEINDRLLELFPGEPTKYLSSDSICATEKGIDSFQQELYSPDVLNGLKISGLPNHRLVLKLGVPIMLLRNIDQQNGLCNGTRLQVTFLGKRVIEAEIISGANVGTRTFIPRISMIPSDKKIPFAFQRRQFPVAVCFAMTINKSQGQSLSKVGLFLKEPVFTHGQLYVALSRVKSREGVKMLILDKDGKPTNTTTNVVYKEVFTHL